A region from the Oncorhynchus clarkii lewisi isolate Uvic-CL-2024 chromosome 8, UVic_Ocla_1.0, whole genome shotgun sequence genome encodes:
- the LOC139415626 gene encoding cytochrome c oxidase subunit 8B, mitochondrial, with amino-acid sequence MVMALKGVPQAASLVRAKMVLQDRRSSIYSKPPKTKIGPGQSFFIMSVFAVGMLAPAGWIMHHIPEYRQRPRPSSRPS; translated from the exons ATGGTCATGGCCCTGAAGGGGGTCCCCCAGGCAGCGTCTCTGGTACGGGCTAAAATGGTCCTGCAAGACAGGAGGTCCAGCATCTACAGCAAGCCACCCAAGACCAAGATCGGACCTGGG caAAGCTTCTTTATCATGTCCGTCTTTGCTGTCGGCATGCTTGCCCCGGCCGGCTGGATCATGCACCACATCCCAGAGTACCGCCAAAGACCACGTCCTTCATCAAGACCGTCGTAA